ACATCACAGAACTACAAGTACAACGAAGTGTCCGCTTACTGAGAACTGTGGTTGCTGAATCTATTCCCACAGCATTCCTTGCTGTACAGGTGTAGTTGGCCAGTGCAGTCTGCACTTTTGAAATATTCAAGTATTGTTTATCACAGATAACATTTGGTAGATCACAATGACTCCAAGAAACTGTAGGTTTTGGATTTCCTTCCACTCGGCAGATAACTGATGCAGTCTTTCCTTGGACAACAAAGAATTGCTCTGCAACTGTAACCTTGGGGGAAACTGTAAGgaattaagaaaaatgaacaatttacAATCTACCTCATACTATTATacagatgaaagaaaaaaaatactgggCACTTCAAAATCTTGGCTAGATACTGTGAACTGCTAGGCTGTAATTCACAAATATGAAGGTTTTTCTTCACAGATAAATTCACCATTAACAAACTTTTGTATTACAGAGAAGTATTAAGGCATTCTTTCTCAGAAAACTGCAAATGCAATACGATATTCAAAAAACACTATATACTGCACATATTtagtattattaatattataatatcGTCTTTACTAATAAGCGACTAGCTAAGATAGGTTATGTTCCACACAACACCTGTACGTTCTGCAAAGAGGAGACAGAAACTATTTATCACTTATTTTACGAATGTCCttttattcttcttttttggGAAAACTTTGAGAAATTCTGGTTTTGTACTTTCaggtaaaaaggaaaaatttacGTTACAAGATGTATATATCGGTAAAttagaaaaatcatgtgagtTATTGAATTATCTTATGGTTCTTGCAAAATTGCATATATGGCAAAGTCGAAAACAAGATAAGATTCCAGAATGTgaagtttttttaaaacaagtaGACGTCAAATATAGAACAGAGAAATACATTGCTGTGAAAAAttaacacagaaaaaaattcaggctAAGTGGTTATTATATAGATGGCACttagatttaaaaaataatagttcATAAATGTAATTATAGTAATTGCTtataaatgaaaatagagtATACTGAGTTTTGTAAACACGTCGTTATTTTTCAAATGGCAATAAAAcatgtggaaaaaaattattataattattatcttgcTATTATTAtcttgctattattattaatacaaagtggtatcatgaaaaattcaaagattTTAGGGCTTTTCAAGCAAGTCTGTAAGAGATTTCCGACTTTTGCTTATAAATGACATGCTTTAGAGGGCGACACAATTTCCTCACAACATCTTCAACAGCAGTTAATGTGTTGGCAACAGTAATTCATACAGGGACACTGTTAATATAAAAAGGCTATCCAAGTAGACTGGGAAACACTAGCAAGGGAAATGGCAACCTTTCAACAGTGGACAAAATGGCATTTCAGAGCATGACTTAAACTAGCTCCCATGCAGCCAAGAGGAAGAGCCTCTTGATCTCCCCTTCAGAAAACTATTCCACCTACAGTACTTTTTTCCAACATCTGTCACCTCCtgcaagaatatttttttggacaAATTAGTGAACAGTACCTCCTTGTACtacttttaaaattaatgacgtTCCACGACATAAAAATCTATAGTGATAAATTGAAGTATTAAGTATATTCAGTTCAGCCTCAAATTTCATCAGCAGCTGCCATCTTGTTTGATCTAAACAATGTGCACCAGTCTCcgtaacaacaataatattactttCACTCACAAAGAATATTGACAATGACATCCTTGGTCAAAGGATTTCCAACACCATTATCAGCGGTACATCTGTAACTTTCTTTAGTCTTTCCACGAATGATGCTCAAGGGCATAGTGACGACAGTGTTATCAGACACTCTTCTCCAGGTTAttgttggttttggttttccatCAGCAGAGCAGTTTAAAGTCAATTCAGCAGGTGCTGTTATGGTTTGATTAGTTGAGGTGACAATGTTACTTGGAGGGtctaaaaattcaaattagAGTCTCCACTTAAAATCATGCTGCAGTTTTCCCATCTTTCCAACCAGCACTTTAAGAGTGCAATGCTGTTATTTTCTCTAAAGaaaccaacatggctgccatgGTATTATAGTCATGTATGTAAAAAAGTAAGGATTGAACTCAAGGAGCTCATCAAATTTGTACTTTAGGGTGGTGTCAAAGCAGCCCTTCATTATAGTTTTTTGGTGCACACATAAATCTAATTTAAGTGTCATTAGCCCCAAAATTTTTTCACATAAATAAACTTTCACTACTGGCCTCTTTACTATTCTGGTGAAAAAAGTTctggaattttctttcagatgttgtactctttcaaagcaaggaAGTTGGACACTCTTTTGGCCCATGGATAATAGAGGAGAATGGGCGTACGTAGTTTACTTTGTGACATCATCTCAAGGTTTCATTTGTCGACAAAACAAGCATAAATAGCAAGAGACTACAAAATtgatccattttttttccttcttctcacACTCACTCTGGGCAATGATCATTAAAAAAGGGTATTCTATACATGTGCGAAGCTCTGCCATTTTCTGAGTCacttttaatttgttgttacattaaaaaacaataCATGAATCATACATtctgcaaaaaagaaagctgtAATCTCTCTCTCATTGTGCTTGCTTTTGCAAGTTACAAGCACCAGTTAACCaacaatttattttctcagtcattattttccttcaaaGAAGTCAAAAGAAATTGCTACAACTCTGCCTCAACATTTGTTgccacaacaaaaacatgggTTAAAATAACATTTAAGATTTCATCATAACAATTTTTGAGGCAACTAAAGCACTTGACTTTGAAAACTCATCCATGCCCTACTGCGGCATCTTAATTACCAATTAGGTTTTACTGAGGGAAGCTTTTTCGTGGTAACCCTGGAACCTGACTGTAATTTTACCTCGGCAAAATGGTATCCTGTCACAGCATTACTAAGGGAAAGCCTCAGGGTATTGATGCGCCAATAACATAAAAACGAGTTCACTAGTATCCAGCGGTACTGTACAGTAACTCTGATTTACAAAATGTATTAAAAATTAAGCCATAAAATTAAGCAATCTTCATTAAGTACTTTCTATgctaatgataaaaatatattctcttaaattttactttaatcTTACCAACAACATCCACTTGAACATCGCTTCTAAATTCAAACTCAGTAAACCTGTCCAATGAATCAGCACTAACTCGACAAGAAAATGTACCATTGTCCTCAGTTGTCACATTGAAGATAAATAACTTCACCAAATTTTGGTTGGAAATCCAGTCCAGGCCAAATCGGTTTGAATAATTTGGTGGTATCCCAATTACTGAAGAGCTCACAAGTGCAACAGAGGTCCCTTCAAAAAATATAAGTAAGAACTTAAAAATTAACTCTGTCAAACCAAAATGCCAGCTCAAGGTTGCATTGGTGGTTCCTTCAAAAAGCTGTCTGCTGCTTAAGTGCTTCATAGAATCAGCAGCTGCCTGTACAATCTGGGTTGGAAGAGGTTTATTCCAAGTCAAACTTGCACCATCTGAAAAATCAAAGGCTTCTATGAGTCAACTCAAGAGTGATTAAGTTTTGACACCTGAAGAAAAACAGTTAAGCTCACCAAAGTAGATTTTATACTCTTTATTTAAGACTGGTCATGATCAGGGAAGTAACTTACACAACATGTTGCAGCTTGTAGGTAACGTTTTCACCTCagttaattttgattttgagtTATTTTAATAAAGTCCAGGCGAGAGTTGCTCAAGTTATGCTTAGCTACCTATTGATTAAGTCCTATCAAAGTCATGCAATAACATGTCTGGAAAAAGTGTGAAAAGGTTGCAAATTTTTAGGGTACAAATCCTTGTGGTGGGCAAAACTCCCTTTTTACAACTCCTGCAACAAGTAATGGAGTTAGGACACAGTACAAGATATTAATCAGTACAACATTAGCTCTTCTTCCTCTTGAAAATTCTATAAGAATAAACTGTGACCTTTTTCAATTAATGTTGTTGACTTCTTGTTCTATTATAGGCAGTAAACTTTGGCTGGCCATGGGCATACCAGAAATGAAGAGATTTTCTGTACCATTTTCATAAATACTTATTTAACAATGTGTGGTTATGTTTAAGTACAAAGTGTTACAAGCAAACTGTATCTTGTACTGTGAACATTCTCAAAACATGCTTTTCAAGTTTATGTTTTGTCATAGAattagtttaatttttgtcacctcTGATCTATCTGTCCTGATCAGCTCTTAGCTACATGTATTTACAGGTACTAAATGTAAGTGTAAATTTGGATTTTTCAGATATGTAGgaaagttgttgttgtaagTAGACACAAATGATGTCTAACTTAAATTAAATGTTTCATTGgagtgcagggatggcgctgtggtgagagcacttgcctcccaccaatgtgacCCTGATTcaattcccagatccggcgtcatatgtgggttcagtttgttggttctctactctgcaacgagagggttttctccgggttctTCGGTTTctcctctcctcaaaaaccagcatttgaattgatttgtgttaatttttaatttcagtttaagtgtccccaattagtgcttcagcgctagaacgactagacacttaaatgaagttcctttcctttcactGGTCATAACTGTAATGTACATACAACTTCCCTTTCTGAATTACAATTGAACACAAGTACGCGTAATGAGTATGGATGATAGTAAATATTTTGACCTCTGCGACATCCCAAGTTTAAAACCTTCGAAACCGCAACAACCTGGCTTGTAGCGATCTCGTACAGACGGTAACTTTCTACAATTAATGTGAAGCACAAATGCCTTCTACTTTAAATGGCGTGAAAACACTTCAGCCGACCTTCTGTTTAATTTCTCTGATTGTAGTGGGTTCTTTTCAATAGAAATACACCCACAGCTCGCTTAATTTCACCTAAACTAGGAGTGTAAAAGTCATTAGTATTGCGGACATATATACAGCGAATTGGAATAGTAGTATCACCGTAGCGAAACACTTAGTTTTATAGTAACTACATTAGAGTATCAAAGATACTAAATTTCACCTGTTTCAGGGCAAAATACGAGGATTACAAACAGCATACAGTATAAAGCGAAAGACATCATTGCCGTTTAACAGAATTCCAGGGCAGCAAGCAATACTGAAACcaactctctctctctcctgATACGAGGAATTTGAACCAACAGGAAGTTAGTTATTGACAGGGTAACCGGAAACACTGACCCGCGGGTCCGCGGACTCCAACTACGGACCGGGTCCACGGACTACCTACGGACTGGTCCACGGACCACCCCTACGGATCCCCCCTACAGACCCCCTTCGGACTACCCCCAAAGtagaataaaaaaacaaaaataaagatatCACGTACTGTTTCCCCAATAGATCACTCGTGTCGGCGAAATAATAATTTCGACCGttaaaaatttaacatttctaAATATTAAAACCCCCAAAACAATGACGTCCAAAAGCTGTTTTCGGC
This sequence is a window from Acropora palmata chromosome 9, jaAcrPala1.3, whole genome shotgun sequence. Protein-coding genes within it:
- the LOC141893235 gene encoding lachesin-like, with the translated sequence MMSFALYCMLFVILVFCPETDGASLTWNKPLPTQIVQAAADSMKHLSSRQLFEGTTNATLSWHFGLTELIFKFLLIFFEGTSVALVSSSVIGIPPNYSNRFGLDWISNQNLVKLFIFNVTTEDNGTFSCRVSADSLDRFTEFEFRSDVQVDVVDPPSNIVTSTNQTITAPAELTLNCSADGKPKPTITWRRVSDNTVVTMPLSIIRGKTKESYRCTADNGVGNPLTKDVIVNILFSPKVTVAEQFFVVQGKTASVICRVEGNPKPTVSWSHCDLPNVICDKQYLNISKVQTALANYTCTARNAVGIDSATTVLIIGGYNIYVRMNISGECSKKDSVWETLEKEVLCVCSTIA